The genomic interval TAAAATTTATGACAtctcttgttcttttatatagtcaataaAACATCCACCAATTTCTTAGGCTACTATATGTCTTCCTAAGGATGAAGATGGTTATGGCATACGTGACTTATAATGATGGAATATGGCTCTTCTATGATGGATCGTATGGAACATCCAAAATAGAAGGGAGTCACTTTAGGTGAGATGGGCCCATTATCACTACGTTCGAATGTGGACTTTTCACATTAGAGAAGTAAACCTTCAGACTCATCACTCATTAATCGTTTTCTATATATCCATCATCCTATGATTGTATCTTGTATGTTTTATTTGGGTGTATAATACATTTACTTTcccaaaaaaatattagaaaattacaagtatagtgatcctgtccgagagtcgagctAACGGATGTTGGGGACGTGGTGCTACTGCTGATTATGTCTGGACTTTTGACGAGTTGATCCtacaaccacaagtcgttagtgccaagccaAGGAGAGGTTCCCCCGCgatggctctccgacgctcaagtcagtcaccaacgGCAGGAAGATGAAGACGAGAAAGCAGCAACGTAATAGTAGCTACAATAGAAGTGAgcctacctccgtcgaagtctgtgAGTCCTTATAGAGGGCTCCCGGGatgcgcgtgcacgcttcctgaGGCGTTCacactcctcaaagcatacctggaaagtGCATGTCAGAAAAacgtgtctgacgtcataccttaacagcctgagcatatccctgacgtgacagtggaagcttccaccgtacgattctctgtctgaccctGCCACCAACCATGCCGTCTGTCAGTGACACTAGTCCCTAGGAAGATATCCCCAGCTGCTCTCTTTGTCTGTTACTGGACCGAGCGGGAGAGTGCCGAGCAGGAGAGCCACTCAGCTGATCCGTTCCCATTAGATATCTACTCTTCTTGGGGCCGAGTGGAAGAGCCACTCGGCTAACCGCCGGTTGTTCTGGTGCTGTCGTCTCTGGGGTCGAGCGGGAAGGCCGCTCGTCCGCTATTCGACCGTCCTGACCCCTATTGTCGAGCGAGGGAGCTGCGCCTCTGCATTGCTGGATCTAGGACCTGGTGAGAGTCCGAGCGGGACGGCCGCTCGGCGCGTGCTTCGATGAGACTTccctgagcgtcggaagctcggtaccTGGCCGAGTTGTAGTGATGTCGAACCGGCTACTCCTCGTGCCGATCAGGAAGGTGATTCGCCCGATCGAACGAATAATCGGGCCTTGATCATATTGCCTCTGACCTCCCGCCTGACAATGACCTTTTATAGGGCGGACCTCACCTTATCACCAGATCATATAGATAATAGATTTGTAGAGTGAGATAAAAGAAAACATTtgttaatggaaaaaaaaaatgagttcAAGAGATTttgaatattattaataatatagcTTTGCACATATTCAATAGAAGGATTAACTTGAAAAAACTTtgacatggcatgacacatactCAGAGATATATTGAATCAATAAGAGGACACGGTAAGCAATGGAGgaagattgaaaagaattttagttaatgtaattaataataatttgatttatttgactaTTCTTATGCTTTAATATTGCATAACCCCCAATACAAAATATAAGATCACTCTTGAACAACGGATATATACTTAATGATTACGATGACTGTGCCTCCCATGCTAATTCAATTTTTCCTGTAATGTAATTTATGCTGAAAAGAATTAATTTTgtgtgatttattttttttagaaataataaatcaaattaaaatttttactataatttagTCATTTATGAGAAAACAAatagaaaagataaaatttttaagttaaatcgaattcctttatttatattgATTTTTTAATCAATATAACGTATTAATTGatataatgaaaatattaaatatttttttaaaacatttatgatagaatttaattaatataatagaGACCTAATTGAATTTTAGTTCAGTTTAATttggtttttaaaattttaagtgcaATTTTAGAAATTCGCTAATTATCAATAAAAATCAAGTTTTataaaaacaatttaaaatagaatatatatatatatacacgattTTGATAtactgcgcgacgcgcacagtgcaTGACTGTGCGCGTCGTGCAGTATATCAGATtcctttgtatttttttaaactttgaattaaaaaattaattaaaatatattttttaaaattttatttatagtgTTCAGACTTTCTAATTGGATTATAATTTttaagctaattttttttttaaagattttacctctaggattCACGCTTCCCAATTGGATTATagtgtttagttaaaaaaaataaaaaatgaaataaatttaagtatttacggagtattgtaatgtgttgaggggatatattaatgtattagggatttatataaggaaatattgatttttttattttaaaatttttttgtttttttttaaatttttttaaattttgaattaaaaaaataattaaaatattttttaagattttatttctagggttcagtctttccaattaggttataatttttaagctaatttttttttttttaagattttacctctagggttcaggcttcccaattagattataatgtttaattaaaaaaaattaaaaatggaatAAATTTAAGTAGTTATAGAGTATTGTAACATGTTtagaagatatatatatatgtattaagattttatattaggaaatgtttgaattttttaaaattcaaaatcttaaaaaaaataatttaaaaaaaaaaaaagaagttgatATGCTGCGtggcgcgcacagtcgcgcactgtgcgcgtTGCGCATGAgatcaaatctctctctctctctctctctctatatatatatatattatctatatatcttactattttattaaaaatctctcctctttactaactaactttggtgaagcctaaaataaatttacgttaatatccttttttctattcacactaaaaataatttcaagatttattagtaattccacaagcgaaacaatcagtgatctagattTCAAGACTCAACTgcgacatattattatgaatttttctcatcattaattttctttggttgttttatataaaaaaatatagttctctttagtctcacatcttagaattgacaacactatgataaaAGAAACTTCAATAAATATTTTAGaccgacaatgttaaaaaatatacttttcttaggtttttttactaagataagtataatattaaattaaattaatttttttcatagggaagccatatgggtgacactcgaaaatccaaacaattcagattttcaaagacccaaataattcagatttttaaAAGTCAGGTATTTTACCCTAATAACTCTACTAATtactctactttagtattttaatgccaaaatgttttaattaatataatttcattataaaggcTCAACGtaatttcaatgtattatattacacacgtgaCGCGTGTGCATGATCACTAGtaatttaattaagaatatgAAACCTTTAATAACTAaccaccaatttatttggtaaaattcaaaattaaattaagttaatataaAATTTCAACTTCTTTTCCTTCTCAAATCATAAAAGTATCAATCCATCTGTATCGATTATCTTGAGGTATAATTAATAACATAATTTCTACTATTTACATCGCTTCTTCTCATCGCTTGAATCCTCATTAGTTCTTCGATTCAACGTTCTCTTCTCCCCTTCCCCTTTCCAATTTTTATTACagttttcttcttcttatccTTTTTATATCATAACACATCAATACATTTGTTTTGGCTCTTCTACATATTGATACAATCACATCAATGCATATGTATCTCATTGATTCTTTAGAACAATCACATCTATCCATTTCTATATCTCTTTGGTTATCTCATCAATTTTTTGGGTGATATAGAATATTCTCATTACATAACTTAAAGGTATAATTAATAACCTAATTTCTACTCTGTTTTCATATTTAGAATGTTATAATCTTTAAGAACCCCAATTTCTAGTTTTCTTTTTACAAAGTGATTGATACAATTACTTTACAATTTCTATTTATCACATTCTCTCAGTGATAAATAGTTCGGATTATCAAAGAGACCAGTACTTTACAATAATGACCCTAAtttagtatttttaaataatttattattattgaataatgttattgaattaatttacagtaaatatttattttataaaatttacgtATTATATTATACATACTACATGTGTGTTATGAAtagtatataatataaaaatagaactCAAATAGATATTAAATGCGATTGCAGGAAGTTATCTTTTCAAGAACATATAAAATTAGGCAAACTTGTCTTTTATGCAAGTTGGGGAAGTAAATTATGTAGCAGCGACGAAACCTAGAGAAGTTGTCCATTGTATTTTTACGATCATCCAagactttattttattttatttaccatCATTGTATTGTATGGATCGACGACATTCTTttatgtatataaaaatgcatatTGTTAAAAACTGCAAAGAATTGTCTTCGTCTAAATTAGTGGTTATTTACATTCTCCAAATCTTTCAGGCACAACGAAAAAGAGCTTCTGGATCTTTGTTGTTCTAAGTTTCAAACATAGCCATTAGCTATGGAAGGAGCTTTGGTAGCTGCAACTCGCTTCGTAGCTGACAAGGCGGTGATTCTCTTCCAACTCGACGAGAAACTCAAGGCAATGACTGATATCGAAGAGAAGATGGAGAATATCAAGGAGTTATCGACGATTATTGACATGGTGATCGAAGATGTCGAGTCCCACACTTTAAATAAAGATGCTGTGAAGGACTGGTTGAGGAAGCTCAAATACTTGGCCTATGATCTTGAGGATGTAATGGATTGTTACAACACCGAAGCCTTGCGGAGGCAGAGATCATCAATATCTTCTTTCGAGCCGGTTCGTGATTTCTTCTCTTCTAATAATCAAATTGTGTTTACGAGTAGGATAAGTGATATGATAAAAGCTGTAACAAATAGTCTGGATTCTATTTTGCGACAAAAGTCCTTTCTTCCTAATTTGCCACAAAGCAGTGGCCACATGCCACTCAATCCCTACAGAGAAACCCACTCCCGCAATAGCTTTGATGTTATAGGGAGAGAAATAGAGAAGGATATGATTGTCGGCATGTTAAcaaaggatgatgatgatgatgatgatgatgatgatgataaaagCAGTCATGGTACATTGAAGGTCATCACCATTGTTGGGATGGGTGGCCTAGGGAAGACTACACTTGCTCAGCTTGTTTTCAATGATGCGAGGGTGAAAGATCATTTTGAAAGTTCAAGAATGTGGACAGTTGTGGGGGCTGAATTTGACCCGGCAAAGATAATGAAGTCTGTTTTAGAATTGGCTACTGGTGCATCAGTCAACATCTCACAAATAGATTTAGTGAGGCAGAAAATAGAAAAAGCATTATCTGGGAAGAAATTTCTGCTGGTGTTGGATGATGTATGGAATGAAGACGCAACAAAGTGGAATGTATTGAAACCAGCCTTAACATGTGGGGCGAGAGGAAGCAAAATTTTGGTGACAACCCGTAGCCAACAGGTCTCTTCAATTATGGGCTCGTCCAATACcacccaccaaatacaacaatTGTCCCGAGATGATTGTTTGTCCTTGTTTCAACAATTTGCATTTGGAGATGAAGCAGTGGATCAAAACTTGATGGAAATTGGTGAAAAGATTGTTAAGAAATGTGGTGGTGTTCCCTTGGCTGCCATTTCTCTTGGTAGCATGCTCCGCATCACCCGGGATGAACCCTATTGGTCCTCGGTATTGAACAGTGAAATTTGGCAGCTGGGAAATAAGGAAGATAAAGTGTTAGCTGTACTAAAGTTAAGCTATGACAGTCTCCCTCCACGATCAAAGAAGTGCTTTGCATTTGCCTCTCTATTCTCAAAAAATAATAGGATGACAAAGGATGAACTAATAAAATTGTGGATAGCAAATGGTTTCGTAAGTTCAGAAGGAAATTTTGATGCTGAAACAGTGGGCAACCGTGTCTTTGATGATCTTGTGTCGAGATCATTCTTTCTCTTGGTACCATCTCAAGATGTAACCAAGTGCACGATGCATGATTTGATGCATGATCTGGCACGATCAGTATCTGCAGATGTATATTGTAATTCTAAACAAGACTCGGTGAAACATATTGGAAACAGAACATATCATTTGCACATATACttggcaaatacatcaaaagttACTCGGGCCTTAAGCAAGAAGCCATTGTACTTGCGTACCCTTATATTGAACTATGTTAGTTTAAACGCCGATCAGCTTGAACTTGTTTTCTCAGAACTGAAATATTTGCGGGTGTTAGAGTTAACTGGCAATAAAATCAAGGAGGTGCCGACGTCAATAGGAAATCTGATACATTTGAGGTACCTCAACTTATCTAAGAATAGGATTAGAGTTCTACCCGACTCCATTACCCTTCTCCACAATTTACAATATCTTTATTGCCATCATTTAAGATTGACGCACATGCCGTGTGGGTTGGCACGACTAATTAATCTTCAAAGTTTATCTTTCTTTGCTGCTGCGGATGGAGCTGGCGCATGTTCAATCATAGAACTTGAGCATTTGAAGCTTCATGGAGAaatgaaaattcaattttcaGAGAATTTTACAAACTACTCTTGTGGTGGaagaaaaattttgaagaatAAACATATTAATGAACTACGCTTAAAGTTTAATTGTTCAGAGAGTAATGACAAGGATATGTTGGATGATCTTTGTCCCAACAGTAGCTTAAAAAAGCTAAGCATATGCAATTATGGGAGCCGACAATTTCCAGAGTTGTTGATAGAGTCACAGTTGCCAAATTTGGTTGAAGTTTGCCTTAAAAACTGCCGTTGTTGTGAGCACATTCCTCCATTTGGAAATCTGCAGTTTCTTAAGAAGCTTGAATTGCACAAAATGAATGCCGTTACACAGATGGGTGCTGAGTTCCATGGGTTCGGAGGCTTTCCTTCCCTTCAAGAACTCTACTTGGATAGGATGGATGATTTAGAGGAATGGTCAGAGTCTGATTATGCTGATGAATTGTTCCCTTTACTAAAGACGTTGTTTATTGTCAAATGTCCTAAATTGAAAAGTATGCCAAGACTTCCTAGAATCCAATACCTTGACATATCATACTGCAGTGGGAGCCTACTCTCATGCGTTGGAAGACTGACTTCTCTTTCTGTTCTTCGAGTGGAGGCGATGGACGACATGACATCCTTTCCTAATGGCTGCATCAGAAACCTCACATCTTTGACGGCATTTGAAATCAAAGGGTGCAAACAACTCCAATGTCTTCCTGGCGATGAAATGCAGCACTTAGAAATGATTCGTACATTGACCATTGACAGGTGTGATAATTTGGCATCCTTACCGTCAGAAGTGGGATGCCTCGGTTCTCTTTGCTTTCTACGTCTCAGAGGTTGTCCAAGTATAATAGTGCAGCCAGAAGTACTCGTACAAATAATGAATTTACTACATAAGTTCCAAATAGATATttgttacaagaatgtcgatgtAAGAGGGCAACTGCAACACTTACACATGCTCAAAAAATTGTTTATAACGGGTGCACATGGGATAAATATGAAGCATAGTTACATTGATGGCAACAATGTCGCACAATTAGGTATTTGTTGTTGTGATGAATTGGAGTCGTTGATGACAGCAGAACCAACAAGCAGTGTGTTAGAAGAACTATACATACATAGAATTTCCAATCTTACGACCTTGCCTGACTGGCTAAAGCATCTCAAGTCTCTTCGTGTTCTATCACTCCACAACTGTTCTATCACTCCACATACATGGAATTAGGGGTTTGAAGAATCTACATATGTTGCCACAATTGAAAAGAAGATGGGAGAAAGGCGAAGATTGGCCCATCATCTCACATCTGCCATGTGTTCATATTGATTTGAATACTCCAAAAATAATAGGTAAGATGTATTAAATAAGCATAATTCAATAACATTTTACTGTTGTTATCTTTCATTTAGTAATAttcaattatgtttttttttttgaacttttAACTCATTTAATTCTTTTGTGCTCATCACATCCTTTGCTTTTCTCTAACCACTATATTCAGTCACGGAGGATTTAGACTCAGCATGAGATCTTAGTTGTTGCTCAATCATATATATTGTATCTTGAAAGTAAATTTGTTTTAGTTGAGACTTTAAGTTATACATGTGGTTCATTATAATGTCACACTAGACTTCATTTTATTGCTTGATACATTATGATTTTTCTCTCTTAAATGTTTACTGCCAATTTGAGATCTTGTTGTTGCTTTATGGTGTTGTTATGTTGTAATAAATAAACTACATGATATGGACATAGAGTTGGCAGTTATGTGATTTGATCCTGTTATTTGCATACATTGTAGTGTTTTTCTTATATGATGATGCACTTTTGTATAAAATAGAAAAGGTTCTGTTAAAGTGTTTctaagaaaatgaaaattaataaaagtACTCAACTGAAATTGACACAAAGACTCCAAATAGAGGAATTCTCAAGAACAATATTGTGCAATCTTTGTAAAATGATACTCAAGTTATTTTGTGTAAATCTCATTGATAAACATTTACAAGCTAAGTTAAAATTACCACAAGTCCACAATAACATGTGAGCATTTACCATCTTAAATCCTTGTTAATAGATAACTAAAGGCATGATCATTTTCTAGACAACTTGGGCATGATCACTAATCTGCGATTTTGTCAAGATAAAACTAAGAAACTCGAGTAGGAAACCAATTAAGAGAGAGGTACATGATTTGGAAAATTTGCAAAGCTACTTTACATCAATAATCtgttaaaattctaaaatccaacCAGAGAATCTAGTTGTTGAAAGAGCACCAGAATCATAGTAGGCAATTGGTATAATTCCATGTCCACTAGACAATGATTTTGTCTCTTTAATTTCATCTTGCAAGTTTTTTTTTGGATAAGAAGAAGAAATAATTATGCATTAATGTTATGGTTACTTATCTCTACAATTAACCCCACCTAAGACCCGACCTGGGATGATAACTTTTAGCTGAGAATAATAAGAAGAACAAGGCTTTAaacaatccaaaataaagaaagacCCTATGCATTTTGAAAGTGTGCCTTCTGAGTGGTTCAGAGGAGAAGTTCCAAAACTGGCAAAAGGGTGTTAGGATACGTGACATTTGGAGACGTGAATCCCTTGGTGCTAGGATGCATGACTCTAAATCAAGTGATTATAACCAGCAAAAGGCTGTCAACATGATTGAGGAAAATCTTCAGGTCAGGTTTCTTGTTCTGTTATATTTTAATCTTTTCATATTTCATATGATCTTGTGCCAATTGATTAGACTGCAATTACTATAGATATAAAGCTCCATTTGTTTGTTTAGGAAGACCAGCAAAAACTCGAGCTTCGTGTCTTTGAAATGGAGGTTGAGATCACTTGTTTGAATGAGGCTTTGCTGTGTGCATTTAGTGAAAAGGAAGAAGCACTCTCAAggaatgaatttttgaattcagaaatagaggcCCTTTCGGAGAAGTTAGGCACTGCAGGTTCTGAGATAAAGTCATTGAAGGAGATGGTGGCCATGGTGTGTCCTACTTAAGATAAACATTTCCCTTTACTTTATCTTGTTTCCGATTTTCCTAATGGTTGTCTTTGACATGTTCTATTGCTACAGGCACAGAGATTGGTTGAGTCTGAATCAGTTTTGAAAGAAACGGAGTCCTCTATGAACTCTGTgttaagagaaaaagaagagatgGGAGTAGTAATCATTTTTTGCAACTTTCATTTGGAATACTGATTCTGGTATTTTTCTTATGAACTTCATCCAATTTCTTCATTTCCATTTGGTCTGCAGCAATTTGCAGATTCCCTTTCAGAAATGGAGCAGAAAAATCGATATGGTCATCTAAAGAGAAAGCTTTCTTGGAGGCcagtgaaaaattaaaaatgatatgGGTCAAATGCCACATGTACGTCAAAATCAAGACGGTCAACGCTAGGTTGAAGCACTCATCTGCAGAACCCGAATGGGGGTTGACTAATTAGGCCGCTCGGACGGATATACATAGGCCGCTCGGATATATTGGCCGACCGGGATATTATCCCTTGGGTGTCTGGTCGGCTCGGCTATGGCCCAAACAGGAAGAGAAAATCAAACAAAACACTAAAATTATGCATGTGAATACAAACTGAACCATTAAAGTtatctaacttaaaattattagGTTTTAGATTATTGAATATGGATTTAATGCATAGAACCCTTTGTTCGATCCGTTATCATTTATGAGTTGATAACAGATTAGATTTTCCTATATATATGGTTAGTCCTCAAAGATTTAGGGTATCTTGACATATCCCTTCGTTCCCCATTGACAAAGGTTAGTTTAGGGTATCTTGGCATATCACTTTGTTCCCCATTGATGAAGGTTTTGTGGCGACGTCAACCCTAAG from Zingiber officinale cultivar Zhangliang chromosome 6B, Zo_v1.1, whole genome shotgun sequence carries:
- the LOC121991554 gene encoding putative disease resistance protein RGA4, which produces MEGALVAATRFVADKAVILFQLDEKLKAMTDIEEKMENIKELSTIIDMVIEDVESHTLNKDAVKDWLRKLKYLAYDLEDVMDCYNTEALRRQRSSISSFEPVRDFFSSNNQIVFTSRISDMIKAVTNSLDSILRQKSFLPNLPQSSGHMPLNPYRETHSRNSFDVIGREIEKDMIVGMLTKDDDDDDDDDDDKSSHGTLKVITIVGMGGLGKTTLAQLVFNDARVKDHFESSRMWTVVGAEFDPAKIMKSVLELATGASVNISQIDLVRQKIEKALSGKKFLLVLDDVWNEDATKWNVLKPALTCGARGSKILVTTRSQQVSSIMGSSNTTHQIQQLSRDDCLSLFQQFAFGDEAVDQNLMEIGEKIVKKCGGVPLAAISLGSMLRITRDEPYWSSVLNSEIWQLGNKEDKVLAVLKLSYDSLPPRSKKCFAFASLFSKNNRMTKDELIKLWIANGFVSSEGNFDAETVGNRVFDDLVSRSFFLLVPSQDVTKCTMHDLMHDLARSVSADVYCNSKQDSVKHIGNRTYHLHIYLANTSKVTRALSKKPLYLRTLILNYVSLNADQLELVFSELKYLRVLELTGNKIKEVPTSIGNLIHLRYLNLSKNRIRVLPDSITLLHNLQYLYCHHLRLTHMPCGLARLINLQSLSFFAAADGAGACSIIELEHLKLHGEMKIQFSENFTNYSCGGRKILKNKHINELRLKFNCSESNDKDMLDDLCPNSSLKKLSICNYGSRQFPELLIESQLPNLVEVCLKNCRCCEHIPPFGNLQFLKKLELHKMNAVTQMGAEFHGFGGFPSLQELYLDRMDDLEEWSESDYADELFPLLKTLFIVKCPKLKSMPRLPRIQYLDISYCSGSLLSCVGRLTSLSVLRVEAMDDMTSFPNGCIRNLTSLTAFEIKGCKQLQCLPGDEMQHLEMIRTLTIDRCDNLASLPSEVGCLGSLCFLRLRGCPSIIVQPEVLVQIMNLLHKFQIDICYKNVDVRGQLQHLHMLKKLSIDLMIPIN